One window of Nitrospirota bacterium genomic DNA carries:
- the amt gene encoding ammonium transporter, with protein sequence MILMPGIAWALDGKINGESVSEHKLMADTAWTMITAMLVFWMQAGFAMVESGYCRAKNSVNLMMKNLLDFCISSLAFWAVGFAFMFGAGNDFLGWTGFFAKADTGDLYPALAWTSVPTLCAWFFQLVFAGTAATIVSGAVAERITFRAYLIYSLIISGVVYPVIGHWIWGGGWLAKLGMVDFAGSTVVHSVGGWFGLCGAIMLGPRIGKYGRDGKVHPIPGHSMPLASLGTFILWLGWFGFNPGSTMGLDWDGISNTAVTTNLAAAMGAVAALITSWLKFGKPDIGMALNGTLGGLVAITAGCYFVSPAGSICIGLTAGIVVVHAVVALDSLRIDDPVGAVSVHAVCGVLGTVLTGVFHVKQGVAYHFQDVAAWRFMGVQLLGSISVFLVCVAGGFALFAAIKALFGLRVSEAEEIDGLDVHEHGAKAYPDFVLAGAPVTAQAAMPQPSRPVVGPSAVAATAASNPGAGSAPSRFKYPPPKPPASLIHAPPFARRDGPIAGGPTVGTAARSSGRPSSEGTAGSGQAPRQELPDPSKAGPPQVGPTKSRRLT encoded by the coding sequence ATGATCCTTATGCCCGGCATCGCGTGGGCCCTCGACGGCAAGATCAACGGTGAATCGGTCAGCGAACACAAGCTGATGGCGGATACGGCGTGGACCATGATCACGGCCATGCTCGTGTTCTGGATGCAGGCGGGTTTCGCCATGGTGGAGAGCGGTTATTGCCGGGCGAAGAACTCGGTGAACCTCATGATGAAGAACCTCCTCGATTTCTGCATCAGCTCGCTGGCGTTCTGGGCCGTCGGCTTCGCCTTCATGTTCGGCGCGGGAAACGACTTCCTGGGATGGACCGGATTTTTCGCGAAAGCCGATACGGGGGATCTCTACCCGGCCCTGGCTTGGACGAGCGTCCCGACACTGTGCGCATGGTTTTTCCAGCTCGTTTTTGCGGGGACGGCGGCCACCATCGTCTCGGGGGCGGTGGCGGAGCGCATCACCTTTAGGGCCTACTTGATCTACAGCCTCATCATCAGCGGTGTGGTCTATCCGGTCATCGGCCACTGGATCTGGGGAGGAGGATGGCTGGCGAAACTCGGCATGGTCGACTTTGCAGGATCGACCGTGGTCCACTCGGTGGGCGGGTGGTTCGGCCTCTGCGGAGCCATCATGCTCGGGCCGAGGATTGGCAAATACGGGCGCGACGGAAAAGTCCATCCGATCCCGGGCCACTCCATGCCGCTGGCATCCTTGGGGACGTTCATTCTCTGGCTTGGCTGGTTCGGTTTCAACCCCGGCAGCACGATGGGGCTGGACTGGGACGGGATCTCCAACACGGCGGTGACGACCAACCTGGCGGCGGCGATGGGCGCCGTGGCGGCCTTGATCACCTCCTGGCTCAAGTTCGGAAAGCCGGACATCGGCATGGCACTTAACGGAACGCTGGGCGGTCTCGTGGCCATCACGGCCGGCTGCTATTTCGTCAGCCCGGCCGGGAGTATCTGCATCGGGCTCACCGCGGGAATCGTGGTGGTGCACGCCGTCGTGGCGCTCGATTCACTTCGCATCGACGACCCGGTGGGGGCCGTCTCCGTACACGCCGTGTGCGGGGTTCTCGGCACGGTGTTGACGGGGGTGTTCCACGTGAAGCAGGGCGTCGCGTACCATTTTCAAGACGTCGCTGCATGGCGGTTCATGGGCGTGCAGTTGCTGGGATCAATTTCCGTTTTCCTGGTGTGCGTGGCCGGGGGCTTCGCGCTTTTTGCGGCGATCAAGGCGCTCTTCGGTCTTCGAGTCAGCGAGGCGGAAGAGATCGACGGCCTCGACGTGCATGAACATGGAGCGAAGGCGTATCCCGATTTCGTGCTTGCGGGTGCGCCCGTGACCGCCCAGGCCGCGATGCCCCAGCCCTCCCGACCCGTGGTGGGCCCTTCTGCCGTGGCCGCAACCGCGGCATCGAATCCCGGCGCGGGGAGTGCCCCCTCACGGTTCAAATATCCTCCGCCGAAGCCGCCCGCGAGCCTGATCCATGCGCCACCCTTTGCACGCCGCGATGGACCGATCGCGGGGGGACCGACCGTCGGCACGGCAGCTCGGTCTTCGGGCAGGCCGTCTTCCGAGGGCACGGCCGGTTCCGGACAGGCACCGAGGCAGGAGCTGCCCGATCCTTCAAAGGCAGGGCCACCGCAGGTGGGTCCGACAAAATCAAGGAGGCTAACGTGA
- a CDS encoding protein-glutamate O-methyltransferase CheR encodes MPDPHVEGRVQPAAEMFIRAFAEERFGLMITLKDWPNVRRRLERRLGRWMAESGPRWSGQIGRLSATQEEYHRLIEAITIGETGFFRSEHHFRALGGILQQAGTRTDTDPIRLWSAGCSTGDEAYSMAMAAAEALGNRVNSRIDVLGTDICEAALEVGRKGIYGADHFRDCPREIRDRYFIPAAGVGDWRVRDGLRTHVQFRRLNLACDPFPRDREIIFCRHVSLYMTESARKQLWRRLAEVLPPGGALMVSDAETVDLGCGLERSEVHGIRVFRRERRAS; translated from the coding sequence ATGCCGGATCCCCACGTGGAAGGGCGCGTCCAGCCCGCGGCCGAGATGTTCATCCGTGCCTTCGCCGAGGAGCGATTCGGTCTCATGATCACCTTGAAGGATTGGCCGAATGTTCGCCGCCGCCTGGAACGGCGGCTCGGCCGGTGGATGGCGGAATCGGGCCCTCGATGGTCCGGGCAAATCGGGCGGTTGTCCGCCACACAGGAGGAGTACCACCGGCTGATCGAGGCGATTACCATCGGTGAAACCGGATTCTTTCGCTCGGAGCACCACTTCAGGGCGCTCGGTGGGATCCTTCAACAAGCGGGGACGCGGACGGACACCGACCCTATTCGGCTCTGGAGTGCAGGCTGTTCCACGGGAGATGAAGCCTATTCGATGGCCATGGCGGCGGCGGAGGCGCTTGGAAATCGTGTGAACAGCCGGATCGATGTTCTCGGCACCGACATTTGTGAGGCCGCACTGGAGGTCGGTCGAAAGGGAATCTACGGCGCGGATCATTTCAGGGACTGCCCCAGGGAGATCCGTGACCGTTATTTCATTCCGGCGGCAGGGGTTGGGGATTGGCGAGTGCGCGACGGGCTTCGGACCCACGTTCAATTCCGCCGGCTGAACCTGGCGTGCGATCCGTTTCCCCGGGACCGGGAAATCATCTTCTGCAGGCACGTATCCCTTTACATGACGGAATCGGCGCGGAAACAGCTTTGGCGGCGGCTGGCCGAGGTGCTTCCGCCGGGAGGCGCCCTCATGGTGTCGGACGCCGAAACGGTGGATCTCGGGTGCGGGCTCGAACGAAGCGAGGTCCATGGGATCCGGGTCTTCCGCCGGGAGCGCCGAGCTTCCTGA
- a CDS encoding chemotaxis response regulator protein-glutamate methylesterase — MTASDRIRTLLVDDSHFMRLALQREIAQYGDIEVVDAARNGEDAVEKVLQIRPDVVVMDVRMPVMDGIAAVRRIMDRRPTPVIMLSAYTREGASETLEALAAGAVDFVSKPSGEVSVDLTRTVKELVDKVRAVRGTTPRPGPIGGRPSAALAGPARLNGKGLCVVVIGASTGGPSALEALIPRLPEHFPAATIIVQHMPPEFTGPLSQRLDRISRIRVREAQDGDNLEAAAALLVPGNSNLTVAPDGRVRLNGNVDLYPYRPCIDVTLKSVSEAFGSHAAGVLLTGMGHDGAEGLRAIKGRGGRTMVQDEKTSVIYSMPQSAVLLGCVDRIVPVDDLASALIAWFHTGIGAAKGE; from the coding sequence GTGACGGCATCCGATAGAATTCGAACCCTGCTCGTGGACGATTCCCACTTCATGCGGCTCGCCCTCCAGCGAGAGATCGCCCAGTACGGTGATATCGAGGTCGTGGACGCGGCCCGGAACGGCGAGGATGCCGTCGAGAAGGTTCTTCAAATCCGCCCGGACGTTGTGGTCATGGATGTGCGGATGCCGGTGATGGACGGTATCGCCGCGGTGCGAAGGATCATGGACCGCCGGCCGACGCCGGTCATCATGTTGAGCGCCTACACGCGGGAAGGGGCCTCCGAAACGCTTGAGGCACTGGCGGCCGGAGCGGTCGATTTTGTGTCGAAGCCGTCCGGCGAGGTATCCGTCGATCTCACCCGCACGGTGAAGGAATTGGTGGACAAGGTCCGGGCCGTGCGGGGGACCACGCCGCGGCCCGGGCCGATCGGCGGGCGGCCATCCGCCGCCCTTGCGGGCCCCGCTCGTCTGAATGGGAAAGGTCTGTGCGTCGTGGTGATCGGCGCCTCAACGGGGGGGCCCTCGGCCTTGGAGGCGCTGATCCCCCGTCTGCCCGAACATTTTCCGGCGGCGACGATCATCGTCCAGCACATGCCTCCGGAATTCACCGGGCCTCTGTCGCAGCGCTTGGACCGAATCTCGCGCATCCGTGTTCGGGAGGCCCAAGATGGGGACAACCTGGAGGCCGCGGCCGCCCTGCTGGTTCCAGGGAACTCCAATCTCACCGTAGCACCGGACGGCCGGGTTCGGCTCAACGGAAACGTTGACCTGTATCCTTATCGACCCTGCATCGATGTGACGCTGAAATCGGTCTCCGAAGCTTTCGGCTCTCACGCGGCGGGCGTTCTCCTCACGGGGATGGGACACGACGGGGCGGAAGGCCTTCGGGCGATCAAGGGTCGAGGGGGTCGCACGATGGTCCAGGATGAAAAGACGTCTGTCATTTACAGCATGCCCCAATCGGCCGTGTTGCTGGGTTGCGTCGACCGGATTGTGCCGGTGGACGACCTGGCGTCGGCCCTCATCGCCTGGTTCCATACGGGAATCGGCGCGGCGAAAGGAGAGTGA
- a CDS encoding DUF3365 domain-containing protein, whose amino-acid sequence MKKLVSAAMVGLFILASGPSGAAERAAKEKYEATLLAQVMTAARQVLAENQGLINEPNLGDKGFTADVFAQKTIERSKRLFSIDPSDAAMPPVVKLLWESMNEVVREAQHLINEKGKSYKGFLPVVFARQTSAKFTAKMPGAYAKLTSIREIIHNPVNDPDDWEEKILMRFRKEELPKGEPYSEITTFRGKRSLRLIQPEYFLPVCLTCHGDPKGSIEPISKTKLCGQKPGAGGSGFSIALPLE is encoded by the coding sequence GTGAAGAAACTCGTCAGCGCAGCTATGGTCGGTCTGTTCATCCTGGCTTCGGGCCCTTCCGGGGCGGCGGAGCGGGCGGCCAAGGAGAAATACGAGGCGACCCTCCTGGCTCAGGTCATGACGGCCGCCCGACAGGTTCTTGCGGAAAACCAGGGACTCATCAATGAACCGAATCTGGGCGACAAGGGATTCACGGCCGATGTGTTTGCGCAAAAAACGATCGAGCGCTCGAAAAGGCTGTTTAGTATCGATCCGAGCGATGCGGCCATGCCGCCTGTGGTGAAACTGTTGTGGGAGTCCATGAACGAGGTGGTCCGTGAGGCGCAACATCTCATCAACGAAAAGGGGAAGTCCTACAAGGGTTTCCTGCCCGTGGTCTTTGCGCGCCAAACCTCGGCGAAATTCACGGCCAAGATGCCGGGGGCGTACGCCAAGCTGACGTCCATCCGGGAAATCATCCACAACCCGGTGAACGATCCCGATGATTGGGAAGAGAAGATCCTCATGCGGTTCAGGAAGGAGGAACTCCCGAAAGGGGAGCCGTACTCCGAGATCACAACATTTCGCGGAAAGAGGTCGCTCAGGCTCATTCAGCCCGAATACTTCCTACCGGTGTGCCTCACCTGCCATGGCGATCCGAAGGGCTCGATCGAGCCGATCAGCAAGACCAAGCTGTGTGGTCAGAAGCCCGGTGCCGGCGGCTCCGGCTTCAGCATTGCCCTTCCCCTTGAATAG
- a CDS encoding methyl-accepting chemotaxis protein — protein MPVTQTDIGEWQISGFTVGKKLVLAFGALGMLALVMGITTYMGILKLKSDLTNVVSVQRPAVDALGRVEAALKLEKTMVEAQRLNPAGHLMGHLQELRDATASALSETEGLVPKGLPARYASRAAEIVREAHDLSDELLAQISRLGTAQEEIAALSAEQAFKGRLGAEKTARLQSSQQEASELSGKIERDFAVFDSKSTEILAAFRKELTDTLQETIQANDRDRVGTMSSIGIIVLVLLLATLVLAVVCVSLLRKMIVRPVQDLTDAAFSIRQGDLAKRVEARGSDEFSILARSLNDMVEQIGLNLERERERSEYLQAAVNHVLERVQAVGEGDLTQRVQIESEDEMGQLSRGINDLLTNLSALIGRVSKTAALVGTVIKDIVSASEQVSMAASGQNSQAGEVAQAVAELSSSIQLINRTVEGAVKITRDTHEKASLGGKSMHQMEEAMLQIKRAVEDTASRIEELGRRGKEIGKIVEVISGIAEQTNLLSLNAAIEAARAGEQGKGFAVVADQVSNLAERAAKSTEEISNLIEQVQVDTDESVRAMRLGSQEVEKGTQVVRSAVGILEEIVGGVTSINSAIEDISKATTLQTSSANQVAKRMDNIVSAAEETVKVSQSTLNQTKSLQDDMLKLETAISHFQVDGQGPRALAPAPSNGGGPEALGAGAKEAVPQWTDVMV, from the coding sequence ATGCCGGTGACTCAAACAGACATAGGCGAGTGGCAAATCAGCGGATTTACGGTGGGGAAGAAGCTGGTCCTCGCCTTCGGGGCCCTGGGGATGCTCGCGCTGGTGATGGGCATTACGACCTACATGGGAATCCTCAAGCTGAAATCGGACCTCACCAACGTCGTCTCGGTCCAACGGCCCGCCGTGGACGCGCTGGGTCGGGTGGAAGCGGCCCTGAAACTGGAAAAAACGATGGTGGAGGCCCAGAGGCTGAACCCCGCGGGGCACCTGATGGGTCACCTCCAAGAACTCCGAGATGCCACGGCCTCGGCCCTTTCTGAAACCGAGGGTCTCGTTCCGAAAGGTCTGCCCGCCCGTTACGCTTCGCGGGCGGCGGAGATTGTCCGGGAGGCCCACGACCTGAGCGACGAACTCCTGGCACAGATCAGCCGGCTTGGAACGGCCCAAGAGGAGATCGCAGCCCTTTCCGCCGAGCAGGCGTTCAAGGGCCGGCTTGGCGCGGAGAAGACCGCCCGACTGCAAAGCTCCCAACAGGAGGCGTCCGAACTCTCAGGCAAGATCGAGCGGGACTTCGCCGTGTTCGATTCCAAATCGACCGAGATCCTGGCCGCGTTTAGGAAGGAACTGACCGACACCCTGCAGGAAACCATCCAGGCCAACGATCGGGACCGCGTGGGAACGATGTCTTCGATCGGCATCATCGTGCTGGTGCTGCTGCTCGCGACACTCGTCCTGGCCGTCGTCTGCGTTTCCCTCCTGAGGAAGATGATCGTGCGGCCCGTGCAGGACCTTACGGATGCCGCTTTTTCCATCCGGCAGGGTGACCTGGCCAAGCGGGTAGAGGCACGGGGATCGGATGAGTTCTCCATCCTGGCCCGAAGCCTGAACGACATGGTCGAGCAGATCGGCCTGAACCTGGAGCGGGAGCGGGAGCGGAGCGAATACCTTCAGGCGGCGGTGAATCACGTATTGGAGCGCGTGCAGGCCGTGGGGGAGGGTGACCTGACGCAGCGGGTTCAAATTGAATCCGAGGACGAAATGGGTCAACTCAGTCGGGGCATCAACGATCTCCTGACCAACCTCAGCGCGCTGATCGGCCGGGTTTCCAAGACGGCAGCGCTGGTCGGCACGGTCATCAAGGATATCGTCTCGGCCTCGGAGCAGGTCAGCATGGCGGCGAGCGGCCAGAACTCTCAGGCGGGGGAGGTGGCCCAGGCGGTGGCGGAATTATCTTCGTCCATCCAGCTCATCAACCGCACGGTCGAGGGAGCCGTAAAGATCACGAGGGATACCCATGAGAAGGCCAGCCTCGGAGGGAAATCCATGCATCAGATGGAGGAAGCGATGCTTCAAATCAAACGGGCCGTGGAGGATACGGCTTCGCGCATCGAAGAGCTCGGCCGGCGGGGAAAAGAAATAGGGAAGATCGTGGAAGTCATTTCGGGGATCGCGGAGCAGACGAACCTGCTGTCCCTCAATGCCGCCATCGAGGCGGCCCGCGCGGGCGAGCAAGGGAAGGGATTCGCCGTGGTGGCGGACCAAGTCAGCAATCTCGCCGAGCGCGCCGCGAAATCCACCGAGGAAATATCGAACCTGATTGAGCAGGTTCAGGTCGACACGGATGAGAGCGTCAGGGCCATGCGGCTGGGGAGCCAGGAGGTGGAGAAGGGGACGCAGGTGGTCCGCTCGGCTGTGGGCATTCTTGAGGAGATTGTGGGGGGCGTCACGTCGATCAATTCCGCGATTGAGGACATATCCAAGGCGACGACCCTCCAAACCAGCTCTGCCAACCAGGTTGCGAAGAGGATGGACAACATCGTATCCGCCGCTGAGGAAACGGTCAAGGTCAGCCAGTCGACCCTCAATCAGACGAAATCGCTCCAAGACGACATGCTGAAATTGGAAACGGCCATCAGCCATTTCCAGGTGGACGGCCAGGGGCCGCGGGCGCTCGCGCCGGCTCCGTCCAATGGCGGTGGTCCAGAGGCGCTTGGGGCGGGGGCCAAGGAGGCAGTCCCACAATGGACGGACGTGATGGTATGA
- a CDS encoding chemotaxis protein CheW yields MKVLCFHLGGQEYATDVTQVREVLDLVPITHIPHTPAFVLGVINLRGQIIAVIDLRRFFDLPETAVVNGGKIMILSLRNKALGALADHISQVRALELSELESPPAMLGRAEAEFMKGVKQMGDHPLVYLDLARILESPQMKALQEA; encoded by the coding sequence GTGAAAGTTCTCTGTTTTCACCTGGGCGGTCAGGAGTATGCGACCGACGTGACGCAGGTTCGGGAAGTTCTCGATCTGGTCCCCATTACTCACATCCCGCATACCCCGGCTTTTGTTCTGGGGGTCATCAATCTCCGAGGGCAGATCATCGCCGTCATCGATCTGAGGAGGTTCTTCGATCTTCCCGAAACGGCGGTTGTCAACGGGGGAAAAATCATGATTCTTTCCCTTCGCAACAAGGCGCTCGGCGCGCTCGCAGATCACATCTCGCAGGTGCGTGCTCTGGAATTGTCCGAGCTCGAATCTCCCCCGGCCATGCTCGGGCGCGCGGAGGCCGAGTTCATGAAGGGCGTGAAACAGATGGGGGATCATCCGCTCGTCTACCTCGACCTTGCCCGCATTCTGGAATCTCCGCAGATGAAGGCGCTCCAGGAGGCATAG
- a CDS encoding hybrid sensor histidine kinase/response regulator → MDWATTCVFRDEAMASAKSILENLEMLGVAVEGRLPDTVSKLVESSRVIQVNAGMIRNEGARKLGRKVQELVEEVAARGVPVSPPTLDRVKKSVDLVLELLEKMSEAIPSPADERVDSFVSQYRAAATAPPAATPPAVEGMPSPAEGTPPGAEAPSTEEIPVRLDANLVDAYVEESQELLGQLELQLMTLEQQPEDHELINGIFRIAHSMKGNSFTVGMRKTGELAHKMENVFERARSGKLAVTPRVTDGMLACLDGLRMNLANLAQGRHVERDLSHLALRLEGVTAGSPRRAMGEGMVAAPFMGASSDAGVKPAPTPSPSKGEGQGLPADSVAGGGERLRDAHGTPAPAAAGMRSLRVDVQKLDRVMNLMGEIVINKSRLDRQVSVALRLLERMGWANAVVEKIASSVSMDRERMASDVLPRLPESNGQAAPVVNGPDREGVHHGALGSRSQAQARRLMAELRRLLESDDPGELAPGELRDDIGRTNEVLGRVIGELQEGLMGLRMVPIQTVFGKFPRLVRDLSRSMQKEVVIEIRGEETELDKNIVEEISDPLLHLVRNAIDHGIESAAERERSGKPAIGTIRLNAFHEGDHIIIEVEDDGRGLEPTKLGEVAVRKGLLTREQADHLDRFAALNLIFLPGFSSKEEVTAVSGRGVGMDVVKFNIAKLNGTIDIDTEPGEGTCFTLKLPLTMAIINALLVGVAEQTYALPLSSVEEAIGITEQNVKGVGKREVIHLRDRVLPVVRLESVLALPSGPAPSNGRQRPVIVAGSAESRIGLIVDRIRGKQEIVIKSLGDVLLKVKHLSGGTILGDGRVVPILNIQSIIDAASQGAAIGGPGIERTGAPPTPAVTAGRARVLVVDDSAVLRKMYEKLFERAQVQLFMAEDGLDGWEKVQSERFDLIVTDIMMPRMDGIEFARHVRSLPGYREVPILVVSSRKQDQDVAAGFEAGVNEYIFKPLEGNRLLSTVRRYLQA, encoded by the coding sequence ATGGACTGGGCGACGACCTGCGTTTTCAGAGACGAAGCGATGGCCTCGGCAAAGTCGATTCTCGAGAACCTGGAAATGCTTGGAGTGGCAGTGGAAGGTCGCCTGCCCGATACCGTGTCCAAGTTGGTCGAGTCGAGCCGCGTGATCCAAGTGAACGCCGGCATGATTCGGAACGAGGGGGCGCGCAAGCTGGGCAGGAAGGTTCAGGAGTTGGTTGAAGAGGTGGCGGCGCGCGGCGTTCCGGTCAGCCCGCCGACCTTGGACCGCGTGAAGAAATCCGTGGATCTCGTTCTGGAACTTCTGGAAAAGATGAGTGAGGCGATTCCCAGCCCCGCCGACGAGCGAGTCGACTCATTCGTCTCGCAGTACCGCGCGGCAGCCACCGCGCCTCCCGCCGCGACGCCGCCCGCCGTGGAGGGCATGCCGTCTCCCGCCGAGGGAACGCCGCCCGGCGCCGAAGCGCCTTCGACCGAGGAGATCCCCGTTCGATTGGATGCCAATCTCGTGGACGCCTACGTGGAGGAAAGTCAGGAGCTCCTGGGGCAGTTGGAGCTACAGCTCATGACCTTGGAGCAACAGCCGGAGGATCACGAGCTGATCAACGGCATCTTCCGGATTGCACATTCGATGAAGGGCAATTCGTTCACCGTGGGAATGCGGAAGACCGGCGAATTGGCCCACAAAATGGAGAACGTTTTCGAGCGAGCGCGATCGGGAAAGCTTGCGGTCACGCCCAGGGTAACCGACGGAATGCTGGCCTGTCTGGACGGACTCCGAATGAACCTTGCGAACCTTGCCCAGGGGCGGCACGTGGAGAGGGATCTTTCCCATTTGGCCCTCCGTCTCGAAGGCGTGACCGCCGGTTCGCCGCGGCGGGCAATGGGGGAAGGGATGGTAGCCGCACCCTTTATGGGTGCGTCTTCAGACGCAGGCGTAAAGCCTGCGCCTACCCCCTCCCCCTCGAAAGGGGAGGGTCAGGGCCTGCCCGCCGATTCGGTGGCGGGTGGGGGTGAACGCTTGCGGGATGCGCATGGGACGCCGGCGCCCGCTGCGGCAGGCATGAGGAGCCTCCGCGTGGACGTTCAGAAGTTGGACCGAGTCATGAACCTCATGGGCGAGATCGTCATCAACAAGAGCCGGCTGGATCGGCAGGTGTCGGTGGCCTTGCGGCTGTTGGAGCGCATGGGGTGGGCGAACGCCGTGGTGGAGAAGATTGCCTCGTCCGTGTCCATGGACAGGGAGCGAATGGCGTCGGACGTTTTGCCGCGCCTGCCCGAGTCGAACGGCCAAGCCGCGCCGGTGGTGAATGGACCAGACCGGGAGGGCGTACACCACGGGGCCTTGGGCTCACGATCACAGGCGCAGGCGCGCCGCCTGATGGCCGAGCTGAGAAGGCTTCTTGAGAGCGACGATCCAGGAGAATTGGCGCCGGGCGAATTGCGGGACGACATCGGCCGCACCAATGAAGTCCTCGGGCGCGTCATCGGCGAACTGCAAGAGGGTTTGATGGGTCTTCGGATGGTTCCCATCCAAACGGTATTCGGGAAGTTTCCCCGCCTCGTCCGCGATCTCTCAAGGAGCATGCAAAAGGAGGTGGTGATCGAAATTCGTGGTGAGGAAACGGAGCTGGACAAGAATATTGTGGAAGAAATCAGCGATCCGCTCCTCCACCTTGTCCGCAACGCCATCGACCACGGGATCGAGTCCGCCGCGGAACGGGAAAGATCGGGTAAGCCCGCCATCGGAACGATTCGCCTCAATGCGTTTCATGAGGGAGACCACATCATCATTGAGGTGGAGGATGACGGGCGGGGATTGGAGCCCACGAAGTTGGGGGAAGTCGCCGTGCGCAAGGGGCTTCTCACCCGGGAGCAGGCGGATCATTTGGACCGATTCGCCGCCCTCAACCTGATCTTCCTTCCCGGATTCTCGAGCAAAGAGGAGGTGACGGCCGTTTCAGGGAGAGGCGTGGGGATGGACGTCGTCAAGTTCAACATTGCGAAGCTCAACGGGACGATCGATATCGATACGGAGCCGGGTGAGGGAACCTGTTTCACGCTCAAATTGCCGCTTACGATGGCCATCATCAACGCCCTCCTCGTGGGCGTGGCCGAACAGACCTACGCATTGCCCTTGAGTTCCGTGGAGGAGGCGATCGGGATCACCGAGCAGAATGTGAAAGGGGTGGGGAAAAGGGAGGTCATCCACCTGCGCGACCGCGTGCTGCCTGTGGTCCGCCTGGAATCGGTCCTCGCCCTCCCCTCCGGGCCGGCCCCGTCCAATGGGCGCCAGCGTCCCGTGATCGTGGCCGGCTCCGCGGAAAGCCGGATCGGATTGATCGTGGATCGGATTCGGGGCAAGCAGGAGATCGTCATCAAGTCGTTGGGCGACGTGCTCCTCAAGGTGAAGCACCTGAGCGGGGGAACCATTCTGGGCGATGGGCGGGTGGTCCCGATTCTCAATATCCAATCGATTATCGACGCGGCAAGCCAGGGAGCGGCGATCGGCGGGCCGGGGATCGAACGGACCGGAGCGCCTCCGACCCCTGCCGTGACTGCGGGCCGGGCGCGGGTCCTGGTCGTGGACGACTCGGCGGTCCTCCGGAAGATGTATGAAAAGTTGTTCGAACGCGCGCAGGTCCAACTGTTCATGGCGGAGGACGGGCTTGACGGGTGGGAGAAGGTGCAGTCCGAGCGGTTCGACCTCATCGTGACGGACATCATGATGCCGCGGATGGACGGCATCGAGTTCGCCCGGCACGTTCGTTCGCTGCCCGGCTACCGCGAGGTGCCCATCCTCGTGGTGAGTTCGCGCAAGCAGGACCAGGATGTCGCCGCGGGGTTCGAGGCCGGGGTGAATGAGTACATCTTCAAGCCGTTGGAGGGCAACCGGCTTCTCTCCACCGTGCGCCGTTATCTCCAGGCGTGA
- a CDS encoding purine-binding chemotaxis protein CheW gives MRRRNREKAQAQPGLEMIQLVGFRVRDEDFAFPIQDVREVDKMQAVTQVPHAPEAVVGMVDVRGEVIPVVSLRALFGMGADSPGPKSRIIFVESPSAGGGGKRTVGCIVDALSRVIRVPKPSLSEVPAELIGVHRSFLEAVARMDGRLIMILRAASLLPANGKEESS, from the coding sequence ATGAGGCGACGAAACCGGGAAAAAGCGCAGGCACAGCCGGGTTTGGAAATGATTCAGCTCGTCGGATTTCGGGTCCGGGATGAAGACTTTGCTTTCCCGATTCAGGACGTTCGGGAGGTGGACAAGATGCAGGCCGTCACCCAGGTCCCCCACGCGCCCGAGGCGGTGGTCGGCATGGTGGATGTGCGGGGCGAAGTGATTCCGGTGGTCAGCCTCCGCGCACTTTTCGGGATGGGTGCCGATTCGCCAGGTCCGAAGTCCCGCATTATTTTTGTGGAATCTCCGTCGGCAGGGGGCGGTGGGAAACGAACGGTCGGCTGCATCGTGGATGCATTAAGCCGCGTCATCCGAGTCCCCAAGCCGTCCCTCTCGGAAGTTCCTGCCGAGCTGATCGGCGTCCACCGGAGCTTCCTGGAGGCGGTGGCACGGATGGACGGTCGCCTGATCATGATCCTCCGCGCCGCCAGCCTACTGCCTGCCAACGGAAAGGAGGAGTCCTCGTGA